From one Butyricimonas faecihominis genomic stretch:
- a CDS encoding GH92 family glycosyl hydrolase, with translation MRTRLLLLLLCFIGLLTSCQREKETRVTDFVDPFIGTAGQGHCFPGATVPFGGIQLSPDNPRSGWEWCSGYHYSDSIISSFSHSHLSGTGIGDLQDIRLLPVTTRPQVGEKAIDFITKGYAKFSHANETAEPGYYSVTFDNGIKTELTVTSRCGMHSYQYPTNSVYGLTLDLTTARNWDRTVMTSIKKINNRTIQGYRKSTGWAKEHNVYFFMEFSQDVDVWAGNDTLKLLKNGQKLVSNQGYAFIDFGTTTNKVLVKVSLSSANCEGAAANLDKELSHWSFDKVKREAKQRWKRILSRIKAEGASKEETRVFYTALYHAYLAPYLFSDAHGNYKGPDGEIHSVGKANQYTVFSLWDTFRAAHPLFTITQKNRVNDMIKSFIRHYEAHGLLPNWELMGNESHCMIGNHAIPIITEAYLKGIRNFDVEKAYEAMKETSLSQGNGLGLFRTYNYIPCDLEKESVSKTLEYAYDDWCMAQMAKALNKEDDYLYFMEASKNYKNVFDSSTGFMRAKLSDGNWKTPFSPFASAHRDDDYTEGNAWQYSWFVPHDVEGLIALHGGKTAFANKLDSLFTLPSTIEGDNVSPDISGLIGQYAQGNEPSHHVVYLFNYTDTPYKTQYYVDKIRRELYTDRPDGLCGNEDCGQMSAWYVFSAMGFYPMNPSDGKYQLGTPMFKKVTIKLGQDRKFVIKANRENDQYIYVKEVLLNGDKLDRTWITHDEIMDGGELEFVLTPENPSKIKE, from the coding sequence ATGAGAACACGACTCCTTCTACTCCTGCTTTGTTTTATCGGTCTTTTGACATCTTGCCAAAGAGAAAAAGAAACTCGAGTAACGGATTTTGTTGATCCATTCATCGGCACTGCCGGTCAGGGACACTGTTTCCCCGGGGCGACCGTCCCGTTTGGCGGGATTCAGCTCAGTCCGGATAACCCAAGAAGTGGTTGGGAGTGGTGTTCCGGTTATCATTACAGCGATAGTATTATATCCTCGTTTTCCCATTCGCATTTGAGCGGAACAGGTATTGGGGACTTACAGGACATCCGCCTGTTGCCTGTCACGACCCGCCCGCAAGTGGGAGAAAAAGCGATCGATTTCATCACGAAAGGATATGCCAAATTCTCTCATGCCAATGAAACGGCTGAACCGGGATATTACAGCGTGACCTTCGACAACGGGATTAAAACCGAGTTAACGGTAACCTCTCGTTGCGGGATGCACTCCTATCAATACCCAACCAACTCGGTTTACGGATTAACTCTTGACCTGACAACCGCACGTAACTGGGACCGGACCGTGATGACCTCGATCAAGAAAATCAATAACCGGACCATACAAGGATACCGGAAGTCAACCGGATGGGCAAAAGAACATAATGTTTACTTTTTCATGGAATTTTCCCAAGATGTAGACGTCTGGGCTGGAAATGACACGCTGAAATTATTAAAGAACGGGCAGAAACTGGTTTCCAATCAAGGATACGCGTTCATTGATTTCGGAACAACCACCAATAAGGTCCTCGTGAAAGTAAGCCTTTCCTCCGCGAACTGCGAGGGGGCCGCCGCAAACCTAGACAAAGAACTTTCTCACTGGAGCTTTGACAAAGTGAAACGGGAGGCGAAACAACGATGGAAACGCATTCTATCTAGAATTAAAGCAGAAGGTGCCAGCAAAGAAGAAACGAGAGTTTTTTACACGGCATTATACCATGCCTATTTGGCTCCCTATCTTTTTTCTGATGCACACGGGAATTACAAAGGTCCGGACGGAGAGATTCATAGCGTGGGTAAAGCAAATCAATACACCGTATTTTCATTGTGGGACACCTTCCGTGCCGCTCATCCCCTGTTCACAATCACCCAGAAGAACAGGGTAAATGACATGATAAAATCATTCATTCGCCATTACGAAGCCCACGGCTTGCTCCCGAACTGGGAACTGATGGGCAACGAAAGTCATTGCATGATCGGGAATCACGCCATCCCCATCATCACGGAGGCTTACTTGAAAGGTATTCGGAATTTCGATGTTGAAAAAGCCTACGAGGCCATGAAAGAAACGTCTCTATCCCAAGGGAATGGACTGGGACTATTCAGAACTTATAACTATATTCCCTGTGACCTCGAAAAAGAATCTGTTTCCAAAACCCTCGAATACGCCTACGATGACTGGTGTATGGCACAAATGGCCAAAGCCCTGAATAAAGAGGATGACTACCTCTATTTCATGGAAGCCTCCAAGAACTATAAAAACGTGTTCGATTCCTCTACCGGTTTCATGCGGGCAAAGCTTTCCGATGGAAACTGGAAAACACCTTTCTCCCCGTTTGCTTCAGCCCACAGGGATGATGACTACACCGAAGGAAACGCATGGCAATATTCATGGTTTGTACCACATGACGTGGAGGGACTTATCGCATTACACGGGGGGAAAACCGCTTTCGCCAACAAACTGGACAGCCTGTTCACCCTTCCCTCAACCATCGAGGGGGACAATGTTTCCCCCGACATCAGCGGGTTGATCGGACAATACGCCCAAGGAAACGAACCCTCACACCACGTGGTTTACTTGTTCAATTACACGGATACGCCCTACAAAACACAATATTACGTGGATAAAATCAGACGGGAACTCTACACGGATCGTCCCGACGGACTTTGTGGCAATGAAGATTGCGGACAAATGTCTGCATGGTATGTTTTCTCTGCCATGGGCTTTTATCCCATGAACCCGAGTGACGGAAAATATCAACTGGGAACACCCATGTTCAAGAAAGTAACAATCAAATTGGGACAAGATCGTAAATTTGTCATTAAAGCAAACCGAGAAAACGACCAATATATCTACGTGAAAGAAGTTTTACTGAATGGAGACAAACTCGATCGCACTTGGATTACTCATGACGAAATCATGGATGGTGGAGAATTGGAATTCGTGTTAACACCTGAAAATCCCTCAAAAATAAAAGAATAA
- a CDS encoding ROK family protein encodes MQTTVSLGIDIGGTNIAFGIIDKSGNCLANGSLPTTAYNTPQDFVQDLYKTVKKELDKLDVQLVGIGVGAPNGNYFNGTIENAANLSWKGTIPMVELLTKQFGVPAFITNDAKAAAIGEMVYGGAKGMKDFVVITLGTGLGSGIVVNGKLVYGHDGLAGEVGHTLVCGGDRYCNCGRRGCLETYASATGIKRTACELLALENTPSALRDIPYTEITAKKVYDVAQKGDPIALEAFRITGEQLGKALANLVAIISPEAIFLQGGVANAGEWLFKTTQEQMEANMLYIFKQKIKILRSSLPTNAAIYGASALVWTELNN; translated from the coding sequence ATGCAAACAACTGTCTCACTAGGTATTGATATTGGAGGAACCAATATCGCATTCGGCATCATTGATAAAAGCGGTAACTGTCTGGCAAATGGCTCATTACCCACAACTGCATATAACACACCACAAGATTTTGTCCAAGACCTGTACAAAACAGTGAAGAAAGAACTGGACAAATTAGACGTGCAACTTGTCGGTATCGGGGTCGGCGCTCCCAACGGGAACTACTTCAACGGAACCATCGAAAACGCGGCAAATTTATCTTGGAAAGGAACCATCCCGATGGTAGAACTTTTGACTAAACAATTTGGCGTACCTGCTTTTATCACCAATGACGCCAAAGCTGCCGCTATCGGTGAAATGGTGTACGGCGGGGCAAAAGGGATGAAAGACTTCGTCGTGATCACGCTGGGAACAGGCTTGGGAAGTGGCATCGTGGTGAACGGGAAATTAGTGTACGGACATGACGGGCTGGCAGGTGAAGTAGGCCACACGCTGGTTTGTGGTGGGGATAGATACTGCAATTGCGGACGTCGGGGGTGCTTGGAAACATACGCCTCTGCCACCGGAATAAAGCGCACCGCCTGCGAATTACTCGCCTTGGAAAATACGCCTAGCGCGTTAAGAGATATTCCTTACACGGAAATCACGGCTAAAAAAGTATATGACGTTGCACAAAAAGGAGACCCGATCGCCTTGGAGGCCTTCCGGATCACGGGCGAGCAACTGGGTAAAGCCTTGGCTAACCTAGTAGCCATTATCAGCCCGGAGGCGATATTCCTTCAAGGAGGGGTAGCCAATGCGGGAGAATGGCTTTTCAAAACCACACAGGAACAAATGGAAGCCAATATGCTGTATATATTTAAACAAAAAATCAAAATACTTCGTTCGTCTCTTCCCACGAATGCCGCCATTTATGGAGCATCCGCACTTGTATGGACTGAATTAAACAATTAG
- a CDS encoding iron-containing alcohol dehydrogenase, with translation MYYKTINVPIVLELGEDIFVHLDDILKENHLYFNEKILVTSLELRNLYKSRLDKLSFEDILLIKGGSYDEALEAMNTITNKEVLLVAFGGGSIIDAVKLMANTLDLTYITVPSTLSNDAIYSPIARLLKDGKKQSFGVKAPLGIIADVNIIKGSPEKLLLAGVGDLVSNASAVKDWNLAHIDKGESINNFAMALASLSGNSVIPYTFNDIRSSRFIGDLANGLVISGLAMVLANSSRPASGAEHLISHAIDDLFPNRSTLHGLQVAWGHLLVERDFRKPENDYEKLMIFFERMKILDEIERDITFSNGEIEQIINRAKTIRNRYTILTKV, from the coding sequence ATGTATTACAAGACGATCAATGTTCCTATCGTTTTAGAACTCGGGGAGGATATTTTTGTTCATCTGGATGATATATTGAAGGAAAACCATCTATATTTCAATGAGAAAATATTGGTTACTTCTTTGGAATTGAGGAATTTGTACAAATCAAGATTGGATAAATTGTCTTTCGAGGATATACTCCTTATCAAAGGAGGTTCTTACGATGAGGCTCTGGAGGCCATGAATACGATCACGAATAAGGAAGTCCTTTTAGTTGCTTTTGGAGGAGGTAGTATTATTGATGCTGTTAAGTTAATGGCAAATACCTTGGACTTAACTTATATAACAGTGCCTTCAACGTTATCTAATGATGCAATTTATTCCCCTATTGCCCGTCTATTGAAAGATGGTAAAAAACAGAGCTTTGGCGTGAAGGCTCCTTTGGGTATTATTGCGGATGTGAATATTATAAAAGGTTCTCCCGAGAAATTACTCTTGGCAGGAGTAGGGGATCTCGTGTCCAATGCTAGTGCGGTGAAAGATTGGAATCTGGCACATATTGACAAAGGAGAAAGTATTAATAATTTTGCCATGGCTTTGGCTTCATTGAGTGGTAATTCCGTGATCCCGTACACCTTTAATGATATTCGGTCTTCTCGTTTCATTGGTGACCTTGCGAACGGGTTAGTGATTTCGGGGTTGGCCATGGTGCTTGCCAATAGCTCACGACCGGCCAGTGGTGCGGAACATTTGATTAGTCATGCCATTGATGATTTGTTTCCCAATCGCTCAACTTTACACGGTTTGCAAGTGGCTTGGGGACATTTGTTAGTGGAACGGGATTTCCGTAAGCCGGAAAATGATTACGAGAAGTTGATGATCTTTTTCGAACGCATGAAAATATTGGACGAAATAGAACGGGATATAACTTTCTCGAACGGGGAGATCGAGCAGATTATAAACCGGGCTAAAACGATTCGTAATAGGTACACGATACTGACGAAAGTTTGA
- a CDS encoding O-antigen ligase family protein yields the protein MNLVVKFQQYFFLLVAFLLGSLAPLYGNVFNFVLLAFMLVLLGVNRKEMLRNLRYVRWYIGINVAFLIYFSLHTLVVLLKDEPIAPPSFGTFEVLLLNFILVPMYVSTFKNWITPGLLKKFLFFFCLGCTLLNIYIFFSLTGTQLFSAPADTLSWIYNMRFGVNRDVLGSKFWLEAQAMIIAIASLASYLLVIGAKGWKMKLFCGFMFLMLVLFLSFTVTKSSILGFLAGFLILNVCLFRKFSLRMRYGLIAGLLVCVCGFSLLTDLAMYEKRIQEIEAEIQSVRNGEYRGATIVPRVAFIRESFRHLDEFSAWGLGVCTKHRIKAWYESSDLNIANYNNVNNAFLQYWITGGIFGLALVLFLFVAPIYRMIRRKKFSSLILAMLIVFFTVSNTCVTLSWANSRLFMLLFLAMFCFYGDLFAWLEDFSEDKPII from the coding sequence ATGAATCTAGTTGTGAAATTTCAACAATATTTTTTCCTGCTTGTCGCTTTTTTGTTGGGAAGTCTAGCGCCATTGTACGGGAATGTATTTAATTTTGTCCTGTTGGCCTTTATGTTGGTCTTGCTTGGGGTAAACAGGAAAGAGATGCTCCGGAATTTACGATATGTCCGTTGGTATATTGGGATTAACGTGGCTTTCTTGATTTATTTCTCTTTACATACATTGGTTGTTCTTTTGAAAGACGAGCCGATCGCTCCTCCCAGTTTCGGGACTTTTGAGGTTCTATTGTTGAATTTTATACTTGTTCCGATGTACGTTTCTACGTTTAAGAATTGGATTACGCCGGGATTGTTGAAAAAGTTTCTATTTTTTTTCTGTCTGGGGTGTACGTTACTAAATATATATATATTCTTTTCATTGACAGGAACACAACTATTTTCAGCCCCGGCAGATACGTTAAGTTGGATTTATAATATGCGTTTTGGGGTAAACCGGGATGTGTTGGGTAGTAAGTTTTGGTTAGAGGCTCAAGCGATGATCATTGCAATTGCCTCTTTAGCCTCTTATTTATTAGTGATAGGTGCGAAAGGTTGGAAGATGAAGTTGTTTTGTGGTTTTATGTTCTTGATGCTGGTATTATTTCTTTCTTTTACTGTTACCAAATCGTCTATTTTAGGTTTTTTGGCCGGTTTCTTGATCTTGAATGTATGTTTGTTCCGAAAATTTTCTCTTCGTATGCGCTATGGACTTATTGCCGGATTGTTGGTTTGCGTGTGTGGCTTTTCGTTATTGACGGATTTGGCCATGTACGAGAAGAGAATTCAGGAGATTGAGGCTGAGATTCAAAGTGTTCGGAATGGTGAATACAGGGGTGCAACGATTGTTCCCCGGGTTGCTTTTATTCGGGAGAGCTTTCGCCATCTGGATGAATTCTCGGCATGGGGATTAGGTGTCTGCACGAAACATCGGATTAAAGCGTGGTATGAAAGCTCTGATTTGAATATTGCAAACTATAATAACGTGAATAATGCTTTCCTGCAATACTGGATTACAGGGGGAATATTCGGACTGGCGTTAGTCCTCTTTTTATTTGTGGCCCCGATTTATCGTATGATTCGAAGAAAGAAATTTTCTTCCTTGATTCTTGCCATGTTAATTGTATTCTTTACCGTGAGTAATACGTGCGTCACCCTATCCTGGGCAAATTCCCGGTTATTCATGTTACTCTTTCTGGCTATGTTTTGTTTTTATGGAGATCTTTTCGCTTGGCTTGAGGATTTTTCGGAGGATAAACCTATTATTTAA
- a CDS encoding CDP-glycerol glycerophosphotransferase family protein yields the protein MKNYTIGFYLEKLYYSPQFEPVIKEIIKRNISYVVIIPKNRERDELNQRGESIKHCQEEGFTYCFEEDDCECNIMIFGNTPRPIHTPFKKSALIMHGVWGGKMVNYASGLNDVDLRFLDGEFLENSLTKLFPEKKSIYYVSGYSKLDSYFEFTEEDRVKFLQHCNLDINKKTILYAPTFYPSSILKMSKKFPEDLADYNIILKPHSHLFLRKKYTKDLHRLESWTKYPNVYLAKFNETNILPFLHASDLMISDMSSAVFEFSGVGKPAIINMFLRYRLLHRIFPHKITKRLDTANFFLWEVGDTPRNYAEMLQNAKENLTNPDKNKEKREKLSRHIVGIVDGKVSERIVDKLLELNSNI from the coding sequence ATGAAAAATTACACGATTGGCTTTTATCTCGAAAAGTTATACTATTCTCCTCAATTTGAACCCGTTATTAAAGAAATCATCAAACGCAATATATCGTACGTGGTAATTATTCCAAAAAACCGGGAACGGGATGAGTTAAATCAACGTGGAGAATCCATTAAACACTGCCAAGAAGAAGGTTTCACATATTGTTTCGAAGAAGACGACTGTGAATGTAATATCATGATTTTTGGAAACACGCCACGCCCTATTCATACCCCGTTCAAGAAATCAGCTCTTATCATGCATGGAGTATGGGGAGGGAAAATGGTTAATTATGCATCGGGCCTGAATGATGTAGATCTACGCTTTTTAGATGGAGAATTCCTAGAAAACAGTTTAACTAAACTCTTTCCTGAAAAGAAATCCATCTATTATGTATCCGGATATTCAAAACTGGATAGTTATTTCGAATTCACAGAAGAAGACCGGGTGAAATTTCTTCAGCATTGTAATTTAGATATAAACAAGAAAACGATATTGTATGCGCCAACTTTCTATCCATCATCTATTCTGAAAATGAGTAAGAAATTCCCGGAAGATCTTGCCGATTACAATATTATCCTAAAACCACACTCGCACCTGTTCTTACGGAAAAAATACACGAAAGACCTGCACAGACTGGAATCGTGGACGAAATACCCGAACGTTTATCTAGCTAAATTCAACGAAACCAACATTCTCCCTTTCCTTCATGCCTCCGATCTGATGATCTCGGATATGTCAAGTGCCGTATTTGAATTTTCGGGAGTCGGTAAGCCGGCAATTATCAATATGTTTCTAAGATACCGTTTACTTCATCGTATATTCCCTCATAAAATAACCAAACGATTAGATACAGCCAACTTTTTTCTCTGGGAAGTAGGAGACACCCCGAGAAACTATGCCGAAATGTTACAAAATGCCAAGGAAAACCTTACTAATCCGGATAAAAACAAAGAAAAACGAGAAAAACTCAGCCGCCATATAGTGGGTATTGTTGACGGCAAAGTGTCCGAAAGAATTGTAGATAAACTACTGGAGCTTAACAGTAATATCTAA
- the ispD gene encoding 2-C-methyl-D-erythritol 4-phosphate cytidylyltransferase, with amino-acid sequence MKNIGVILAGGSGRRLGSELPKQFIVIAGKTVLAHTLHTFEKHERIDEIIIVVHKDYIKEAEEIVRLEGFQKVKHIVPGGKERYASTLAALNVYKEEKCNLIIHDAVRLLVTPQIIEDVIEALENHKACTTAIPSTDTILQSDTSRQFVNNIPDRSTLFQVQTPQGFHSDILTKAYNKALTDPEFSSTDDCGVIKRYMPEIPIKITKGLPFNIKLTYKEDISIVEKLLLS; translated from the coding sequence ATGAAAAATATCGGAGTAATTCTAGCTGGAGGTTCCGGACGACGGTTAGGAAGCGAGTTACCCAAACAATTCATCGTAATTGCCGGGAAAACCGTATTGGCACACACGCTTCACACATTCGAGAAACATGAACGCATTGATGAAATCATCATTGTCGTACACAAAGATTACATCAAGGAAGCGGAAGAAATTGTTCGCCTTGAAGGATTTCAAAAAGTGAAACACATTGTCCCGGGGGGCAAAGAACGCTATGCCTCCACCCTCGCCGCTTTAAACGTGTACAAGGAAGAGAAATGTAATTTAATCATCCATGATGCCGTCCGCCTGCTAGTCACGCCGCAAATCATAGAAGACGTCATCGAGGCTCTCGAAAACCACAAGGCTTGCACAACCGCGATCCCCTCTACCGACACGATATTGCAAAGTGATACCTCTCGCCAATTCGTGAACAACATCCCGGATCGTTCCACGCTCTTTCAAGTCCAGACCCCGCAAGGCTTCCATTCCGACATCCTAACGAAAGCCTATAACAAGGCCCTGACAGATCCCGAATTTTCCAGCACGGACGATTGCGGGGTCATAAAACGGTATATGCCGGAAATCCCCATTAAAATAACCAAAGGTTTACCATTTAATATTAAATTAACCTACAAAGAAGATATTTCTATTGTAGAAAAGTTACTTTTGTCCTAG
- a CDS encoding adenylyltransferase/cytidyltransferase family protein, which yields MKNVYVIGVFDLFHFGHVELLRRAKELGDRLIVAINGDEMVASYKRRPFLSEQDRLEVVKACRYVDDAFIIHEYDNKEYIKKYDIDIIVHGDDWDGEGYLKQIRVTPEFLEEHHVSMVYLPYTKGISTSELVEKIKASK from the coding sequence ACCTTTTCCATTTTGGACACGTCGAATTATTGCGACGTGCCAAAGAATTAGGTGATCGTTTAATCGTGGCAATTAACGGGGATGAAATGGTGGCCTCGTATAAACGCCGACCGTTTTTGTCTGAACAGGATCGTCTGGAAGTCGTGAAAGCTTGTCGTTACGTAGATGATGCTTTTATTATTCACGAGTATGATAATAAGGAATACATTAAAAAATATGATATCGACATCATCGTGCATGGTGATGATTGGGATGGAGAAGGGTACTTGAAACAGATTCGTGTCACTCCGGAATTTTTGGAAGAACACCATGTTTCTATGGTTTACTTACCTTACACGAAGGGAATCAGCACGTCTGAACTAGTCGAAAAAATAAAAGCATCAAAATAA
- a CDS encoding capsule assembly Wzi family protein: MKKTALLILISLLFLYSQGQKRSVDYTTSLTGFVAYQNTLPFWAINNKHGLIPNGNGALLEIGLFSDFTDRHKIQFAYGVSAAGFLSRPDNNIILDQLYASARWRNLRLDLGMIHPKEEYNGVSSTNGNFVRSGNSRTFPGYNLNSEYMKIPCTKGVLSIKFNWADYMMIDDRYVEDTRLHNKSAFLKIKPHQRWEIIVGLEHWAQWAGTSPDGGKQPSSFKDYIRIICAKEGGTGASVSDSINALGNHLGREHLAINYLADNYILSFYHDIPFEDGSGTDFRSFPDGTYCFYYGSKKKDQWITDVMYEFYYTKYQSGSQHDRPATPEEMEKQDPNSHFYGRKVLGGCDNYFNNGEYRSGWTLYERVIGSPFMTPGLSGNITRIINNRVIAHHIGMKGMAWQTTPYKLMLSYSRNYGTYGSPMKKNQLSGALEVTLPFKNLPFTVETGIYGDLGDLFKDNFGFTIKLSRKGKLIK, encoded by the coding sequence ATGAAAAAAACAGCATTATTAATCTTGATATCCCTACTATTCCTTTACTCGCAGGGACAAAAACGAAGTGTTGATTATACAACTTCACTCACAGGATTCGTGGCATACCAGAATACATTACCTTTCTGGGCAATAAACAACAAACATGGCTTAATTCCCAACGGGAACGGGGCTTTACTGGAAATCGGACTTTTCTCCGATTTCACGGATCGCCACAAAATTCAATTCGCGTATGGGGTATCAGCCGCAGGCTTCTTATCCCGTCCGGACAACAACATCATTTTAGACCAACTCTACGCAAGCGCACGCTGGCGCAACCTTCGTCTGGACCTAGGAATGATTCATCCCAAGGAAGAATACAACGGTGTTTCCTCTACAAACGGGAATTTCGTCCGTTCCGGCAACTCTCGAACCTTTCCCGGATACAATTTGAATAGTGAATACATGAAAATTCCTTGCACTAAAGGAGTTTTATCTATTAAATTCAATTGGGCAGACTACATGATGATTGATGATCGTTACGTGGAAGACACCCGTCTACACAATAAATCGGCTTTTTTGAAAATAAAGCCTCATCAACGCTGGGAAATCATTGTCGGCCTTGAACATTGGGCTCAATGGGCGGGGACCTCTCCCGATGGAGGCAAACAACCTTCATCATTCAAGGATTATATCCGGATCATTTGTGCCAAAGAAGGAGGAACCGGAGCTAGTGTCAGCGATTCGATTAATGCTTTGGGAAATCACTTGGGCAGGGAACACTTGGCCATTAATTATTTGGCGGACAACTATATCTTATCTTTCTACCACGACATCCCTTTTGAAGATGGTTCGGGTACGGATTTTCGCTCTTTCCCGGACGGAACTTATTGTTTCTATTACGGTTCCAAGAAAAAGGATCAATGGATCACAGACGTTATGTACGAATTCTATTACACGAAATATCAATCCGGTTCCCAACATGATCGCCCCGCCACCCCGGAAGAAATGGAGAAACAAGACCCAAACAGTCACTTCTATGGCCGAAAAGTACTTGGCGGATGCGACAACTATTTCAACAATGGTGAATACAGAAGCGGTTGGACCTTATACGAGAGAGTTATCGGTAGCCCGTTCATGACACCCGGACTTTCCGGAAACATCACCCGAATCATTAACAACCGGGTTATAGCCCACCACATCGGGATGAAAGGTATGGCATGGCAAACCACTCCCTATAAACTCATGCTCTCCTATTCCAGAAACTACGGTACTTACGGGAGTCCCATGAAAAAGAATCAACTCTCCGGAGCTTTGGAAGTAACATTGCCATTCAAGAACTTACCGTTTACCGTGGAAACAGGTATCTACGGTGATTTAGGAGATCTGTTTAAAGACAATTTCGGATTCACGATTAAACTTAGTCGCAAGGGGAAATTGATTAAATAA
- a CDS encoding O-antigen ligase family protein gives MSGMWEICFLLNGFLLGSLAPLYGKTFNYYLLFMVLFHAVTRKDSFVKDLQTGGKYVLVFGTYFIYILLQTLFTTRSCTWADKPYYGIFEDLLLDFILIPIYVVSLKEWLTPRLLTRFLFLFCAGCLLLNIYVIFDLVGIGLFTDTSSAINFLYANRLGGNKLDFLGGNLYLEPQTLYIALTALIAYFLIFIYRNKGLKVFLGVMFLLLTLFLSFTVTKAGILAFILGFGIMNFYLFMRSSFRVRSAILVGIVLLVPVFGIFVFDGLKGKYEERTEEIVREVENVKQGIYAGGTIAPRVGFIRESFIHVDEFGVWGLGIYAKHRVNNWLQSSGDGLGVFTNVHNSFIHYWIQGGILGLAMIVFLFCAPFYRMFRTRRISWLICALLVVIFVMNNTCILLALNNSRLMILLLLGMFYFYNDVFWRLERGDR, from the coding sequence ATGAGTGGAATGTGGGAGATATGTTTTTTACTAAATGGATTTTTACTGGGTAGCTTGGCTCCTTTGTATGGGAAAACATTTAATTATTATCTCCTTTTCATGGTTCTTTTTCATGCTGTTACTCGTAAGGATTCTTTTGTAAAAGATTTGCAAACAGGAGGAAAATATGTTCTCGTGTTTGGCACGTATTTTATTTATATATTGTTACAGACGTTATTTACAACACGGAGCTGTACATGGGCAGACAAGCCCTATTATGGGATATTTGAAGATTTGTTGCTTGATTTTATTTTAATCCCGATATACGTTGTTTCTTTAAAAGAATGGTTAACTCCCCGTTTGCTTACACGTTTTCTTTTCTTGTTCTGTGCCGGATGTTTGTTGTTAAATATATATGTCATCTTTGATCTTGTCGGGATTGGTTTATTTACAGACACTTCATCTGCAATTAATTTCCTGTATGCAAATCGTTTGGGAGGGAATAAGCTGGATTTCTTAGGAGGCAATTTATACTTGGAACCCCAGACGCTTTATATAGCCTTGACCGCGTTAATCGCTTATTTCTTGATTTTCATTTATAGAAACAAAGGACTAAAAGTTTTTTTAGGGGTAATGTTTTTATTGCTTACGCTTTTTTTGTCATTTACGGTGACTAAAGCCGGTATTCTAGCTTTTATTCTAGGTTTCGGGATAATGAACTTCTATCTCTTTATGCGTAGTTCGTTTCGTGTGCGCTCGGCAATACTTGTCGGAATTGTGTTGTTGGTACCTGTATTTGGAATCTTCGTGTTTGATGGTTTGAAGGGGAAATACGAAGAGCGTACAGAAGAGATCGTGAGAGAAGTTGAAAATGTAAAACAGGGAATATATGCGGGTGGAACGATAGCCCCTCGTGTCGGTTTTATTCGTGAAAGTTTTATTCATGTTGACGAGTTCGGTGTCTGGGGATTAGGAATATATGCTAAACATAGAGTAAATAACTGGCTTCAGTCCTCGGGAGATGGATTGGGGGTATTTACCAATGTACACAATTCGTTTATACATTATTGGATTCAAGGTGGAATTTTGGGCTTGGCAATGATCGTATTTCTTTTTTGCGCTCCTTTTTATCGTATGTTTAGAACCCGGAGAATTTCTTGGTTAATATGTGCTTTACTTGTTGTGATTTTCGTGATGAATAATACATGCATCTTGTTAGCATTAAATAATTCAAGATTAATGATTTTACTATTATTAGGTATGTTTTATTTTTATAATGATGTTTTCTGGCGATTGGAAAGAGGTGATCGTTAA